Sequence from the Seriola aureovittata isolate HTS-2021-v1 ecotype China chromosome 6, ASM2101889v1, whole genome shotgun sequence genome:
cagcagtgaaggACATTTAACTATGGTAAAATTCTACTGTGTTGGCAATAGCTTGTGATACCTGTTCTCACGTTTTGTGCAACTATTTTTATTCTAAGGAAACTTTAACTcggactttaaggaaaatcttaacttaaggtgttttgagCGACTGGACGCAGCTTTAAGCAgaacatgagtgtgtgcatgttgatgctgagttgtgtgtgtttcttattCCCTCTCaggctgtgtgttttggctCCTCATGACACTCTGGAGGAGGTCTTGGCACGTCTGCGCTCTTTCCACCTGCGCCTGCTGTACAGGTTTCCCTGACAGAAATGTCAAGGACACACAGACTGTGGGAAAAAATACCGAAGCATGGTTTCCACAGTCGTCTCTCACTGACAATAACTTTTACCTGCAATCTTATAAACGAACACTGTTATAAAGGTCATTTCCTGATCCTGAAAAGACCAATAATAGGAACAAAATTAGTTCTTGACAACATAATGTTAccatgtaaaaaataatataaaaactgaaGATGTAAACCGTGTTGATATCATTCAATGTTTGAGTTACACTTCCATCCAGAATAAACCTCCATAAATCAGCTTATAAATATTGATAATAGAATAAGAGCATTCAGAACTTGACTTATAATCAACaggtttttaaattttcttctGTATCACATTAATCCAGTGACAGTTATCTGTACATTCATGtgtacactgcaaacaggaactgctaatagctCATTTGGCTGCTTTCAATGGAGCCAATGTGACAAACTATAAATAatataggcaaaaaaaaaagggccagTATCGAGCTGTGGCTGTGATTATAAGAGCACATGTGATTATGCTTTTACAGGGTCTTTCTATCCTGGTGGCTCCTTGGTTCCCAAataaatttactgtatttattaattaatccattgctatttattcatgtgttaaCTTTTGTAAATGTGATATTGTACAATTGTGACATGTAGtcactttaatttaattaaatccaAAGAACTTTATTTATCCTCAGTGAGGCAATTCAAAgtctgcacatgcacaaacacatttgcatgTCAACAGACTGTatgataaaaactaaaaacaatacATACTGGACACATCTGGAATTTAAAGTTAGATAGTTTCCAGTAATTCATGtttagaatatatatatattttttgagatTGTGTGTATTTGACAATGAATTGTataaaatgtggtttaaattACTTTACATCATGTTGATTCttaatgtataatataataatgtattaaattttgaaaatatcaatacagtttgaaaaagaaataaataaaaattaaatcatattttgacAGTTCTGCATTGTCACTTCTTTTCCTCAGCTTTTTCTTCAGGTCTGATCCCAAATGTTTCATCAAATTATagtaacatgtttgttttttaacaccCCACCCCCTGTGTAGTGtatctaaatataaaatatctttcAAATACTTCCTTATatttctgtgtgcatttcttaCTTTCCTCTAGAGGGGTTATGTGAGGACAGGTGACACAGATGCAGCGTGGGATGTAGATTCCCAGGTCAAAGAttggactgtgtttgtgtgtgtgtgagctctgaATATTGAGTGTATTTCCAGAGTATAAAAGACATTCAACACTCAGACAGTCAACTCTGTGGACATCATGATGAAAGTGGTCCTAGTCCTGCTGTTTGCTGCCTGTGGTGAGTCTCTGTTGATTTAAACCCAGTCCGCATCATTTAAAAAGGTTTCTTCTATTATTTTTCCCATTAAAGGTTTTTACTCATCTGATTCGAGGGTCTGAGGATAGAGATTTAAAACTCCAAGaagcaaatttgtgatttgtaatATTGGGATTTATAAATAAGATTTCACTTGACTTGACCCTGAAAGGTTCATAAATTTATAGTTCCATTTTTACAAGACTCAGCTGGACACAAACAGGAGGGAACAGTACATTAGTTGTGGACTCTTTCAGCGTGTGTGGCTCAGTAAAGGTGTACTTGTACTGTTTGATGTATCTCAGTATTAGATCTGAGCTGTATCAGCCTTTTTAACATCCACATCTCTCTGTGCTCCAGCTCACGGGTGCGGCACACCCACCTATGAGCCCGCCGTGAGCCGCGTGGTGAATGGGGAAGACGCTCGTCCCTACAGCTGGCCCTGGCAGGTCAGCTGAGGATAAAATTCATTATTTGGCAACGTAACATGAGATGATAAAAAACTGCCAACAGCCACACATTTTATTATAGCATATCTAGTAAAGTAGCTTTTAAATATGTCTGGTTGTTTTATATGGAGGCCgagaaatgcaaatattttttatcccGTCATGTTTTAGATAAGTGAAGACAATGTTAGAAATAAATGAGCAGGTCTGCTGCATATACACTCATATCACACAACAAGTATGTGATTCATTAAATGGTTTTAAGCAGGTTTAATTACCTACTGTAAGTTATTTTCCGAATAAGataagtgatgtgtgtgtgtgtttgtgtgtgtgtgtgtgtgtgtagatctcTCTGCAGTACCTCAGCGGCTCCACGTACCGACACACCTGTGGAGGAACTCTGCTCGCTCCCAACTGGGTCATGACCGCTGGACACTGCATTGGGTGAATCTCAGTTCACCGCttgttgttttatatcattatgtGACAGGAtggttttatctgaagtgtgtgtttgcatgtgtgtgtgtgtgtgtgtgtgtgtgtgtttgtgtgtgtgtgtgtgtgtcagacccCGTACCTACCGTGTGGTGCTGGGGGAGTATGACCTCACCAAGGAGACGGGCGATGAGCAGATCAGAGCCGTGGAGAGGATCGTAGTTCACCCTCGCTGGGACGATAACTGCCTGTCTTGTGGGTAAGAATTCAAACTgagctgtttatttaaaatggaAGAAAGAGCTCGAGCAAATCTTTACACAACATAACTGCCACAGCAAATAATGTTTTGTAGGACATGTAAGTGAGCAAacaaatttaaagctgcagcaatTCACTTTTTGGCCACTTGGCGGCAGAGGGATTACAAAACAAGCTAAAAACCCACACTTCTGATATAAAGTATTATACCATTAtaatgtgactgtttttttttttaattcttcctttCCCAGTGATCCTTCTCTCTATCTTAATACGTTCTTGGTGTTTTCTTCTTGCTCAGTAATGACGTTGCGATGATCAAACTGGCGTCCCCCGTCGTTCTGAACGACAAGGTGCAGCCTTCCTGCCTGCCAGTGAGCGGGGAGATCCTGCCTCACAACTACCCCTGCTACATCACCGGCTGGGGGAGACTCtacagtgagtgtttgtgacGTTAGCGGCACGCTGATTATCAGCTGCACATCTGTTGGACATGCTGGCCGCGTGCTACTTGCAGCTCGCcttcctgtttgcttgtgttgtgtgtatttgcagtgcgtgtgttttgatgttttttcttaagttgtagtgcattgagctctcagggtcACAGTATTTAACCAGATTGATATTCAGATTTAAGACCATGTTGACATAAGaattaagaaaacaaagcaaaattaTATCAaaccatttttttctcatttatacTTTTATCCTTGCTTTTTAACACCATTGATTTCACTCATTCTTGCTTGTGTgtggataaaataaacaaaatgttaacgaatgagctttagaggtgctgattGTTAAACTTAGGATAGTGCCAGACTAGCTATTTccccctgtttcctgtctttatgctaaagtAAGCTAATAAGTCTTCTGGCTATAGACTGATTTCCTGTACAGACATCAGAGTTGTATCAATTtcctcatctaactctcagcaagacaAGAATTGTAAtgtccttcctttcctcctctaaATACCCATGAGCACAGTCGGCCCCTTTACTGAAGTATTTTAAccatatttgtattatttgcGTCTGAATCTTTCAGTTTCATAAATTTTTCTTAACAACCACGTCCCTCCTGCAGGCGGTGGGCCCATTGCCTCTAAGCTCCAGCAGGCTCTTCTTCCTGTGGTCGGCCACAgcgtctgcagcagcagcagctggtggggGGGCACTGTGAAGACCACCATGATCTGCGGCGGCGGTGACATCCGCTCTGGCTGCCACGTACGCACCTTTCCTTTAATCGAGCCGTCGCGACACAAGCAGGCTCTCGTCTTCACTtgacctctgtctgtgtccacaGGGAGACTCAGGCGGTCCACTGAACTGCAGGGGCGGTGACGGCAAGTGGTACGTGCAGGGGGTGACCAGCTTCGTCTCCTCCCGAGGATGCAACACCCTCATGAAGCCCACGGTGTTCACTCGCACTTCTTCCTTCACCCAGTGGATCAGTGACGTGAGTTTCCAGTTACACATGAAACACAGACGGGTGACGAATCTTTGAAATAGAAAAGTATCCTCAGGAGTTGGACCGACACGACTGTCCAGAACACAGATTCACATACATATAGAACACATATTCTCCACATCTCTGGAGCTTATAATGTTTGAAAACACAATCCCtcattctgtgttttgatgataTAGTAAAACTGGGGCTTTGGGAAAAGATTAAAGGAAAGatcactaaccctaacccactTCACTTTTACTCTTAGTCAGAAACTTAGACATGAATGCAGTTCATCAAATTTcctaacatttaaaaatgccCTAGATAACATCAGGGAAGAGTTGATCCCGAAGTGAGTGCAGGAATCAGGTTGTTTAACCcaattatttccatttcatttggACATTGGCAGGATGTTAAAGCACTTCTTTTGGCACAGCAGTGGAAATAATGATTTCTCAGATGTGtaccagtggaaaaaaaacatcaatttatttatttatattaaatctgTCTAggaattaatgagctttagcACCTCCCGAATTAGTTCGGAATTACAAcctacagttaaaaaaaacttggtGAGTATTTAATGGGCTGACTCCAGTATTTCTAGAGTCTTATCTGCTATTAGGCCGATTATAAATAGACAAGTAGAGTTAGAGCTTCCTGTGTGGGTGAGGCTGCAAACAGGCCCGGAGGgtataaatgacagaaaatataattaaacatttaactaGCTAAATCACATACAAATAATTACACATTGTTTTGGTACTATTTTTTGTTGTCTGGTCAGATATTAAAACAGCTCCTCATTTGACCTGCAGAGGGAATGAGTTTAGTGGCTAAATGTATGTGTTCTTACCTTTTTTAATCTTTCAGACTATGCTGCAGTACTGAAGACCTGGAGCCTTCTGGCTGTCAATAAATCAAATTCATCAATCACAGAGAGCCTCAGGTGTCTTTCACGTTCTTTCTCCCAAATCTAGACCACAAACTCTCTGAgtctgttttcaaaataaaagcagaaactgAAAATTGGAACTGATATCTTTGATCATTGATGGATGTGATGCACAAAGACGCATGCAACTCCTCACAGCTGGAGAAAATGTAAAGTAACTGTGTGGATGAAGATGAATCAGGAACCTCTGAACACCTCAGAAATATGTGAAGTCTAACTGGCAGCATCACTCTGATCAAAGTTTCCTCTCTTAGATAAAAGTTTCCTCTCTTAGATAAATGCCTCAGTTATGAATCTGTGGATAAGTGCATTCTCTGACCACAACAGTGTACTGTAAAGATTAGTGCATAAGTCATGGACAGACTATGACACAGTGGGCCCGTGGACACAGACGTGTAAAAGGCCCCTCACCCGTCCTACATCCTCCCTGATGGCCACAAACCAAGTGTcctttgtgttcattttctagatgtttttttgcctcttttgggatgtttgtgtctctttaatGATGTATATTTCTgtaattgttttgcatttcttttttgaaaGTTGTGCATCGCTCTGTGGCCGTTTTGCATAATTTTCCATCTTTTTGTTGTAGATGATTTGTATCTCTTTCTAgacattttctgcctctttgtggatgttttttttggtatttctTGCTGGGATATTTTGCAGGTGAAGACCAGGGACCCTGTTCATTCATccatatatataaaatacactgtacacaATTTAGTCTGTATGAAACTGGGACACGGGCAGTGTAGTTGTGAAGGTGGTgtaatgtcagtgtgtgacCACAGGGTGTCAGTGTGAGCTCTTGCAGTCTGTGGGCAGGTTTTGTTGGAGGCGGCTGGTTGCTGTTTGctgatgagaggaggaggaggaaacatgagTATGGGCTTGAATGTgaacataaagagaaaaaacatcattcattcatcaaaatgAGTCTAATGAAGCTGCACATGACTGAGGTGAATGAGCAGGAGGCAGCTGCTGTAAGTAAAGAAACCTCATGCAGGTGAGTGAACCAAATGAACTGATTCTCTCTCCAGGTATGAGCTACACTTGAGTGCAAAAGATTAAAGTCAAAAACAGCAGCGGGATCTGGCTTTGTTTgtgatgggggggtgggggtgggggtgggggtctcCTCCATCCTTCTTCTGCCTGGAGTTGAGCCGAGTGAATAAGTGAGCCTCAGATCACAGGCCATTGGCTGGCTGCTCATTACTGAACGATGCATTAAATCCTCGGCTGTAAATAATGTGATAACTGGTGAGAGCTCAGCTTCACCCACAGGAACGGACGGccatctttccttttttttttttccctctctctgttgcttcatttctctctttatctctcttctctctccatcctttcaCAAGGTGTGGACTTCAATTTTGCACATGCTATGTAATTATTCCACCCCAGTTGCCCCagggagagtgagaaagagagagagagagtgagtgagatgGCTCATTCCTCAAAAGCAGGAGCCCCACAATCCTACCCCCaactcccctcccccctcctcccccagccTCAGCACTCAGCTCAGGGTGCTCCACTgcaggaggcagagggaaaCCACAGCATCATTTCTACGGCTTCACAGAAACGTAGAATCAGCAGCTTTACAGGGAGAGAAAACCAGAGCAGGaaatcagcacacacacacacacacacacacacacacacacacacacacacataagggAGGAGTAAACATTGGGAAGGAGTGACACAGGTACATTTACTGTCATGGAAAAAATATCCTTTATTTCATCTActtcatgtttttgccaaaatgtTCCTCATCAGAATTGATGATGCAGGACAGCATGAAGCCTTTTAAGGTTAATCTGTGATATAtaaaacatgtgtttttatttatttattgtatttacagGTCGATTAGCATTAATACACAAAAACTGTTACATAACCATCCTACTCAGTGGCTTGTTTCCCCCTAAGATGAATAGATTAGataagaatacattttaaaaaactgagGTTTATTGATCTTTTACTGAAATTTGCCAGACATGAAAAGCTCCCTGCTGAGGTCAAACTGTCTCGTGCATAAAACTTGTCTCCTGCAGTCCATGATTTGGAAAATACACAGTATACAGGATGGCGTTTCACCCGGTGTCTTAAAGTGAAAAATCTGCATCTCTAACTTCTTTAAATCTCACCCATGGTAGCGCTGCTGTAGGTGTGTTCTGGTCTGTACTGGACTCCAGATTATACCTCTGAAAGCATTTTTAGGATCTTcatatcactgcaacagctgttgaCACGGAATTGGTTCAGATTTCTGGCTCCAAAGTGCAGCTACAGACCTTATATTCATTTTCTTAGGccaaaaaatagaaaatgcaataaaaatctctttccatttcttcctgtttgtgtgtctgtaactCTGGTTCAGTATCTCCTTCACTCATTCTGACTTTTTGGTTGTTAAATTTAAAGAGTGACATTTCTAAGGAGACTGGTAACAGGTTCAAGTCaagtccatttttatttatatagcaccaaaTTAtaacataagttatctcaaggaacttttcaaatagagcaggtgTAGACCATATATACTCTTTATAACACTGATaacagagacccaacaattcccaacATGAGCagcacttggcgacagtggCAAGAAGAACTTTCTGTTAAGAGTCATGGTTGAGTGACGATGGTTACTGCTGTTCAGTCTCGGTACATgaacaaatgtattttcaagATGAACTTTGTGTATTAActgactgaatttaaaaaaatgtttaaatttaaatttttaaaattaaaacagcagtcacataaaatgtcaaataagcatatttcccaaaatgttgaactattgcTTAAAAACATTTGGAAGTTGCATTTTCACCATTGATACAGTCTCTtagtgtaaaaaaagaaagtaaccAAACGACATACGTTTTATTAAGAAATAACTGCTTTGGTATCCAGCATGTCTTTTAGAATTACAAAGAGGACTgcagtcacagacacacagaacaatTTAAGACTGAAACAACAATTAGCTGCACACTGTATATAGACATTGCAATAATTAGGCCGAAAAGAAGAACATCTGTGTGTTCCTGACACGAGGCCTCTAGGGTGGTGTAGTCTTTTTCTATATGAGAACAAAAAGATAAAGACAAGGAACAAGAACAGTGATTCAGTGAAAAACATTATGCTGTGCTCATACGTGTGTCAtgttcctcttcttcctttatGTATCAAACATGTGAATTATAGAGTTCTTCTAATGAATACGTAATACCGAATGTTTTAGTGCTGAAGTGAATTTTTAATAGATTTCAGGGACGTGTGTTTTTGGCCGCAGCCTCTTTgctttatgagattttatggaCATATAGTTGAgaaatgaaaatttaaacatgtttttctccgGTTTATTTTCCTTGCAGAACACTTGAAATGTCCAAATATGATACATCCAGAATGAGTTTCCTTTTGCGTTATGAATCCTAATTACTGTAATAACCTTCAAAGGCAATTTGTTGTAAAATATTCTTGTTGGTGCAGATGTTGCTACGTAACTGAGCCATCATTTGGATGCCACTTTTAATTTCTACTCAtgtgctttctctcttttcacaaATGCAATTAGATACTCCTGTTAATCCAATCCTCAGCACCgattctctgtctgtttgtttggccATCTGCCCGCTGACCCGCCTGCCTGCCTGGATTTCCACTGCAGCCATGATGgcggtaacacacacacacagtgcagtgcaGCACAGTGCAGCAGATCTGACACACCTCAGTGTTAACACATTATACAAACAGGAGGCGACATACGAACACAAGAATAAGACATCAGCGGGTACCGAGCGTGCAGACGCAGACTAAATCTGCTGTGGAAGAGGAGGCGGGGTCCTCCTGTACGGAGTTTACAGCGGGAGCTCGCAAGCTGTCATGATGCTCACCATGGAGACCTGACAGGACAGGCTGCTTGTTTTCATTCTCCTCATATCTCCGCTCTCTCCTACACCTCTTGTTTTGCTGTCTTTTCTTGTATCTGTTTATCTGTCGTGTCCTCCCTTCGTCAGTTTCTGAGTGTCTCAACTCTCCAGCTTCCATTTCAGCTTCTCTTTACACccacatttcattttacagcagCGGAGGGAGTTAACCCCAGAAAAACTCAAgtttgtgtctgaaatcataTTTAGATTTTTCCTCCAGGAGCCAACAAAAGGTCATTTAAAAGTTATTCCCATCATTGTGAAAAATGGGgaataattaaaaggaaaactaAGAAGCTATATCTATATGCTGTATATATAAGTTAAATTTCTACCGCCAGCCGGTATTCCTTCCATATGCTCGCCTTAACGCTGGTTACTCCAGTGTCTCGGCTGGTGACTAAAGGTGACCGGGCCTTTGCTGTTCGAGGCCCCAAAACTGTGGAACAGTCTACCTGTCGAGATCAGACAGGCAGCGTCATTGGTCTTAAAATCAACTAttcttaaaatatatatatatatatagcggGCAGATggccaaacaaacagacagaaaatcgGTGCTGAGGattggatatatatatataccggTATATATaaagtttatcattattattattactttcaATGTCGCTACCGGTCTCTCGTCTGCAGTCCTATCCAATCCAACTAAACTACTCCAGAGAGGTAGATTACTCCTTCTCCCGCCCTGGTTCCCAATCTGTCGGCCATTGCCCCCTGGTGAGACACAAGGGTATTGCAAGTGAGCTGACAAATTATTTGCGAAACAGTAccattttggtgaaaaaaaaaaaaaattgaattgtagaaatgtaaataatgctttaaactgctttaaaatgtaACGTAA
This genomic interval carries:
- the LOC130171047 gene encoding proproteinase E-like, with translation MMKVVLVLLFAACAHGCGTPTYEPAVSRVVNGEDARPYSWPWQISLQYLSGSTYRHTCGGTLLAPNWVMTAGHCIGPRTYRVVLGEYDLTKETGDEQIRAVERIVVHPRWDDNCLSCGNDVAMIKLASPVVLNDKVQPSCLPVSGEILPHNYPCYITGWGRLYSGGPIASKLQQALLPVVGHSVCSSSSWWGGTVKTTMICGGGDIRSGCHGDSGGPLNCRGGDGKWYVQGVTSFVSSRGCNTLMKPTVFTRTSSFTQWISDTMLQY